One stretch of Jiangella gansuensis DSM 44835 DNA includes these proteins:
- a CDS encoding dolichyl-phosphate-mannose--protein mannosyltransferase: MTQTVDAPEASGGSRAADVLRARLNRPMPTDRVWGWIGPLLVGAIAAVLRLVDLGRPHKIIFDETYYAKDALSQLEFGHARKFVEDANERILDGDLDVFLDEPSFVVHPPVGKFLIAQGIRVFGMDPFGWRVAVALAGVVTVILLARIGRRLFRSTLLGCLAGLLLAVDGLSIVMSRTAVLDGILAMFIVAAFGCLLVDRDQARARYAEWAAVKVSAGQAMGDGPLFGWRPWRIAAGVMLGLACGTKWSGLYVVAVFGLMTVLWEISARRAAGIQSPVLNSLLRDGPMAFVSMIGAALATYLVSWSGWIASADAWSRQWAADNPPSTLGALVPSWLRSLWHYHWEMWHFHTGLTNDHDYMSQAWEWLYLGRPVSFDYESFDLGENGCEVERCSQAVLALGTPPLWWGACAALLVCLWWWFKRDWRAGAILAGVIATWVPWLIFVDRTIFYFYAVAVIPFMVLAVVFALGLIIGPRDASPSRRAIGVAIAGGYVLVVLAAAAYFYPIHVDQLIPYDDWRARMWFDRWI, from the coding sequence GTGACCCAGACGGTAGACGCGCCCGAGGCGTCCGGCGGCAGCCGTGCCGCGGACGTGCTGCGCGCGCGGTTGAACCGGCCGATGCCGACGGACCGGGTCTGGGGCTGGATCGGCCCGCTGCTGGTCGGCGCGATCGCGGCGGTGCTGCGGCTGGTCGATCTCGGCCGGCCACACAAGATCATCTTCGATGAGACGTACTACGCCAAGGACGCGCTGTCGCAGCTGGAGTTCGGCCACGCGCGCAAGTTCGTCGAGGACGCCAACGAGCGCATCCTCGACGGCGACCTCGACGTGTTCCTGGACGAGCCGTCGTTCGTCGTGCACCCGCCGGTCGGCAAGTTCCTGATCGCTCAGGGCATCCGGGTGTTCGGCATGGACCCCTTCGGCTGGCGGGTCGCGGTGGCGCTGGCCGGCGTGGTCACGGTGATCCTGCTGGCCAGGATCGGCCGGCGGCTGTTCCGGTCGACGCTGCTGGGTTGCCTGGCCGGCCTGCTGCTGGCTGTCGACGGGCTGTCCATCGTGATGAGCCGGACCGCGGTACTCGACGGCATCCTGGCCATGTTCATCGTGGCGGCCTTCGGCTGCCTCCTGGTCGACCGCGACCAAGCCAGAGCCAGGTACGCCGAGTGGGCGGCGGTGAAGGTCAGCGCCGGCCAGGCGATGGGCGACGGCCCGTTGTTCGGCTGGCGGCCGTGGCGGATCGCGGCCGGCGTGATGCTCGGCCTGGCGTGCGGCACCAAGTGGAGCGGGCTCTACGTCGTCGCCGTGTTCGGGCTCATGACGGTGCTCTGGGAGATCAGTGCCCGCCGGGCGGCCGGCATCCAGAGCCCGGTGCTCAACTCGCTGCTGCGGGACGGTCCGATGGCGTTCGTGTCGATGATCGGCGCGGCCTTGGCGACGTACCTGGTGTCGTGGTCGGGCTGGATCGCCTCCGCCGACGCGTGGAGCCGGCAATGGGCGGCCGACAACCCGCCGTCGACGCTCGGGGCACTCGTCCCGAGCTGGTTGCGCAGCCTGTGGCACTACCACTGGGAGATGTGGCACTTCCACACCGGCCTCACCAACGACCACGACTACATGTCCCAGGCGTGGGAGTGGCTGTACCTGGGCCGGCCGGTCTCGTTCGACTACGAGAGCTTCGACCTCGGCGAGAACGGCTGCGAGGTGGAGCGGTGCAGTCAGGCGGTGCTCGCGCTGGGCACGCCGCCGCTGTGGTGGGGAGCCTGCGCGGCGCTGCTGGTCTGCCTGTGGTGGTGGTTCAAGCGTGACTGGCGGGCCGGCGCAATCCTGGCCGGGGTCATCGCGACCTGGGTGCCGTGGCTGATCTTCGTCGACCGCACCATCTTCTACTTCTACGCCGTGGCCGTCATCCCGTTCATGGTGCTGGCGGTGGTGTTCGCGCTCGGGCTGATCATCGGTCCACGGGACGCGTCACCGAGCCGGCGGGCCATCGGGGTGGCCATCGCCGGTGGCTACGTGCTGGTGGTTCTCGCCGCGGCGGCATACTTCTATCCGATCCACGTCGACCAGCTCATCCCGTACGACGACTGGCGCGCACGCATGTGGTTCGACCGCTGGATCTGA
- the rsmI gene encoding 16S rRNA (cytidine(1402)-2'-O)-methyltransferase, with amino-acid sequence MDRPALTDPTDGVLVLAGTPIGDVDDAPPRLAQELAGADVVAAEDTRRLLRLASALGVTIGGRLISYFEGNEAGRTPDLIRQLADGARVVLVTDAGMPSVSDPGYRLVAAAVEAGVRVTSVPGPSAVLTALAVSGLPVDRFCFEGFPPRRPGERSRVFGALAAEPRTMVFFESRHRLAATLRSMAEAFGGDRPAAVCRELTKTHEEVKRGSLAALAEWAAEDGPLGEITLVVAGAVRDATPVSAADAAALVAEREATGVTRKEAIAAIAREVGMPKREVYNAVVAAKPPAP; translated from the coding sequence GTGGACCGACCAGCGCTGACCGACCCGACCGACGGCGTCCTGGTGCTGGCCGGCACCCCGATCGGCGACGTCGACGACGCCCCGCCCCGGCTCGCGCAGGAACTGGCCGGCGCTGACGTCGTCGCCGCCGAGGACACCCGCCGGCTGCTGCGGCTGGCCTCCGCGTTGGGCGTGACCATCGGCGGCCGGCTGATCTCCTACTTCGAGGGCAACGAGGCCGGCCGCACCCCGGACCTGATCCGGCAGCTCGCCGACGGCGCCCGGGTCGTGCTGGTGACCGACGCCGGCATGCCCTCGGTGTCCGACCCCGGATACCGGCTGGTGGCCGCCGCGGTCGAGGCCGGGGTGAGGGTGACGTCGGTGCCCGGCCCGTCGGCGGTCCTCACGGCGTTGGCGGTGAGCGGCCTGCCGGTGGACCGCTTCTGCTTCGAGGGGTTCCCGCCGCGGCGGCCCGGTGAACGGTCCCGGGTCTTCGGTGCGCTGGCCGCCGAGCCGCGGACCATGGTGTTCTTCGAGTCGCGGCACCGGTTGGCGGCGACCCTGCGGTCGATGGCCGAGGCCTTCGGGGGCGACCGCCCGGCCGCCGTCTGCCGCGAGCTCACGAAGACGCACGAAGAGGTCAAGCGCGGCTCCTTGGCCGCACTCGCGGAATGGGCCGCCGAGGACGGGCCGCTGGGCGAGATCACGCTGGTGGTGGCCGGTGCCGTTCGCGACGCGACGCCCGTGTCGGCCGCCGACGCGGCCGCTCTGGTCGCCGAGCGCGAAGCCACCGGGGTGACCAGGAAGGAGGCGATCGCCGCGATCGCCCGCGAGGTCGGCATGCCCAAACGCGAGGTCTACAACGCCGTCGTCGCCGCGAAACCCCCGGCCCCCTGA
- a CDS encoding M56 family metallopeptidase has protein sequence MNETITPVVLLVLALLLTGPAPALLARARWPLAVPRAALVLWQALALAAVLSALGAGASAGTLVMMHSSPGPGVVVLHAVALVLTLVVAARLLWSAHTLGMALRARRRRQRHLVDLVGRPDQRAPGALVLDAARPVAYCIPGLPSRLVVSTPALDGLAPAEVDAVLAHERAHARARHDLVLEAFSVLHNAFPRVVRSRAALEATAGLVEMLADDAARRRCGPVPLARALARLADAPVPAGTLGSGAVSPAVRIRRLASGDAACPGSVAGAVPAWLLAALAYAAAVALVVVPTVAVAAPWLTAVATTLT, from the coding sequence GTGAACGAGACCATCACCCCGGTCGTCCTGCTGGTGCTGGCGCTGCTGCTCACCGGACCGGCACCGGCACTGCTCGCCCGCGCCCGGTGGCCGCTCGCGGTACCGCGAGCGGCGCTCGTCCTGTGGCAGGCATTGGCCCTCGCGGCGGTGCTGTCCGCGCTGGGCGCGGGGGCATCGGCCGGAACCCTCGTCATGATGCACTCCTCGCCCGGCCCCGGAGTCGTGGTCCTGCACGCCGTGGCGCTGGTCCTGACGCTCGTGGTGGCGGCGCGGCTGCTGTGGTCGGCGCACACGCTGGGCATGGCGTTGCGGGCCCGGCGCCGCCGCCAACGCCACCTCGTCGACCTCGTCGGCCGGCCCGACCAGCGCGCACCCGGCGCCCTGGTGCTCGACGCCGCCCGGCCGGTCGCCTACTGCATCCCCGGACTACCGTCGCGGCTCGTGGTGTCCACGCCCGCACTGGACGGCCTGGCGCCGGCCGAGGTGGACGCGGTGCTCGCCCACGAGCGGGCGCACGCCCGTGCCCGGCACGACCTCGTGCTCGAAGCGTTCAGCGTCCTGCACAACGCGTTCCCCCGCGTCGTACGCAGCCGCGCCGCCCTGGAAGCCACCGCGGGGCTGGTCGAGATGCTCGCCGACGACGCCGCCCGCCGCCGCTGCGGCCCGGTACCGCTGGCGCGGGCGCTGGCTCGGCTGGCCGACGCGCCGGTCCCGGCCGGGACACTCGGGTCGGGCGCGGTGTCGCCGGCGGTACGCATCCGCCGGCTGGCCAGCGGCGACGCGGCCTGTCCGGGCAGCGTGGCGGGCGCGGTGCCGGCGTGGCTGCTGGCGGCCCTGGCCTACGCGGCGGCGGTCGCCCTCGTCGTCGTCCCCACGGTCGCCGTCGCTGCACCCTGGCTCACCGCCGTCGCGACCACCCTCACCTGA
- a CDS encoding BlaI/MecI/CopY family transcriptional regulator codes for MRGRTRLGELERAAMEQLWAFDQPATVRQVHEALSGSREVAYTTVMTVLNRLARKGSAEQIRDGRAYRYRPAMTRDELTAELMHEALDTVDGSDRTAALLRFVGSVSVDDAEALRAALAAVEAVEDTAQPSDAGSGP; via the coding sequence ATGAGAGGACGGACCAGGTTGGGCGAGCTCGAACGGGCAGCCATGGAGCAGCTCTGGGCCTTCGACCAGCCCGCGACAGTGCGCCAGGTGCACGAGGCACTGTCCGGATCGCGTGAGGTTGCTTACACCACCGTCATGACCGTGCTCAACCGACTGGCCCGCAAGGGCTCGGCCGAACAGATCCGCGACGGCCGGGCGTACCGGTACCGGCCCGCGATGACCCGCGACGAGCTCACCGCGGAGCTCATGCACGAGGCGCTCGACACCGTCGACGGCTCCGACCGGACGGCGGCACTGCTGCGGTTCGTCGGCTCCGTCTCGGTGGACGACGCCGAGGCGCTGCGGGCCGCCCTGGCGGCAGTCGAGGCCGTGGAGGACACCGCACAGCCGTCCGACGCAGGCAGCGGGCCGTGA